The Phaenicophaeus curvirostris isolate KB17595 chromosome 6, BPBGC_Pcur_1.0, whole genome shotgun sequence genome segment tccacacAAGAgcattgaaggagctggcaggtgTGCTTTTTCCCTGTGATATTACATGTATTTACGTGTGTATAAAAAACCTAAACAGCTGGGTAGATTCAGCATTCATCATAGTTGGGCTCAATggtcttgaaggtcttttccaactgaaaccattctgtgattagaAGCCAAGACCAAGACCCTCAGAGTTATCAGCAGAAGCCTGCAAGCCTTCATCCTATCAAGATGCCCATTGCTTGGCAGCTGTGTTTTCCATGGGATCTCTCTGACTCAGTGGCTAGCAGGAAATGCATAGCATGCTGAACAATGAAGCACAGGCAATTACTGAAAGAAAGTGTTCTCCGTTACAAGTAATTCCAGACATTTTTCttagtttctgattttttttttttaaaaaaaagaaatagacttGCACGGGTTGTTTAACTCCCCCCgcccttttttttattcaaatgaaTGGACcttgaaggaggaaaaaaaaaagactctaaAGCTTTGCACAGCAATCTGTTTCTATACATAAGCAGGCATACGACTAGTCTATAATAAAGCAAACTGTAGATCAGCATAGGGATAGATTCTTTAAAATAGATGTACTACCCACAGTTAAGCTCTGAGCTATTCCAAGCAATGCTGAGGAAAACAAGCATTTTCCCGTAGTCTGCCTTCTCAAGAAAATTGGTTCAGCCAAGACCTGAGACAGCCTGAGACAGGAGGGGGATGCTTTGGTGGAACAGGAGAGTGGTCACGTTGTGCATTCTTACAAACAGGTGACTCATCAGGGGACTGGGACACCTTCTGCCTGGAGGTGGCCATCCCTGTGGTTTAGCTGCAGTGACTCAAAACCGTGCCTGCTGGCAGGGCTGGTCAGCCCTCATGGGAGGAACAAAGGCAGTGGTGCGTGGAAGCTTTTCTGCATGACTGACCAGCTTGGGCATTGCTGCAATCATATTTTAAGGTGTCCAAGACAGACAAGCAGATGACTGAATCTGtccttttcaaaacacaaaatacgttttaattaaaaaaattagtaacTGTAATTGAGATTATGACAATCTAATTGAatcaatttaaataatttttgacTATTACTCCTAGAGCAATTCTAGTTATGGGAAAAGTCATAAGCAAGCTATGCTTGATTTAAGCAAAATCAAACCACAGAAATTAAGTCACTGAAGAAACCTTGTGTTGAACCACTAAACTCACCATAGCCAGCAGGCAGCTTTTCCACgaatgcaaagaaatatttacttagTTTCAGTTCATTCCAGTAATTGCATTCTATACGCGCTGTTAATTCACATTTACACTAATAGGGATAAAAAAGATGTTCCTACTTTATGTGGAAAAAGGAGCATGAAGTGTTACAATCCGTTAGTGCTAAAATCCTGCAGTATAGAACAGGAATAAACAGGAGTACTTTGTTTCATTACCAGGTTTaatcaaaacatattttagtCTGGTTTATTTCTCCAGCATGTTAAAGATATTGCCAACTAATTAAAAGAATTCTAAATAACTGCTTTTCTGCTAGAAATTTGAATTCCAATTTCCATCTGAATAAAACTTGCCACAAATCATGAACAAATGAACAACTATCTAAGAGGAACAGACAGACAACTTTTACTATTTCCTAATACATGAAACATAAAACTTTAAGAGCCTTAACTAAAATGTCAGGCTGGCAATGGCTTCAAAGCACACTCATGtatttagaaaaaggaaaaatgtggcAGCCATGCTTTCTGATCTTACACGTTTGCTTAGTGAAGTCTCCACATGGTTCACTTTTATGAAATATGTGTCACATACCTGGAGGAAAGGCGGAGATCCCAGAGAGCTTCTCTGGCAGAAGACGCCAGGAGCTGCTCGGGTCACAGCGTTTGGGAGGAGGTGGGTTGGTCACACACAGTATGGACTGTCCTGCTTATGCCCACAAGTGGGCTGGCAGCCACTGCATTACACAGCAGCTCTGGGGAAAGCCAAACGCTGTCGTCTGCGCGTGGGATGTGCAGCTCAACAGCTCACATACAACAGGCTGCCCACCCTTGATACGATGCATCTCCAGGGGGCACAAAGGACGGCCACAGGTAGTTTAAAAGCTGCACGCAATTGTGCGAAAAGATGTTGTTACcaagagaggggaagggaaggataGCAGGGAAATGTGACCTAGAGTACAAacacaaaacaggaaagaaattgatTATCTGAATGAAACGTTCCCACTTGCTGATCTAAATAATTAAATTGGCAATTCAAATCAACATAGTTAGGGGTTGTCTTATTCTCTTAAgtttaacatattttatttacacaTAATTACTAAGCTTCCTATGCAGTGTCCTTGATTTTAGAATGCATGAGCAGTCAGTGAATGATAAGCAATGAAAATGCTGCACTGCTGATTTTCCATTTAAGTGCAAATGATGTCAACAGAACTCAGGAATAAGACCCTGTAATGGGGAAACGGCATCAGAGAAATGTCTCCCTGCTTATTCAAATCTTAAGCTGGGGAAAAGTCAAGAGGAATACTAGCATTAAATAGACTGCTAACCGCTATGCAGATCTCCTGCACCAAAGTGTAAAATCCCAAACTAGTACAAGCCTGTAAGAACAGTGCACTTTTactgaaggaggaggaagaaggcgGGGGCATgaagaagtggggaaaaaaaaaaaaggagagagcaaTTGTGGCTTTACATCAAGTATATTTCATAACTGTCTGTTAAAATATGCACCCACATCATAAAACACTTAtaaaaaacaaagtatttttaaatgtatgtaCAATAATGCAAAAATACGCCTAAATATGTAtctaatgcaaaaaaataaaccatttaaTAAAATCTCCCTTCAAATGTCCCCTTGCTCTTcaacaccttaaaaaaaatgaaagaactcAGTAAACAAACAGGAGTTAAAACACAAACTGACAGACAAAAGCAGtgcaaagcaaacatttaaGAATGGCGAGCCATCCAATTCAGCTTCCCATTCTCCTGGATTACACGACAATTACAGTCCCACTTGTCCTATGCCTGCTGaagtttgattttaaaaacagcCTAAtgtttaagctgcaagaggctGCCCGACACTCATTTTCCATGTGAGCCAAAGAAGTTAATCATAATCCAAACAAGCACCCTTTAAACCCCCTTAAATAGGGGTGAATTTCACTCtggcaaatatttcatgttctGTGCACTCCTGTCAAGCACAGATCCTACCCAAAACCCAACATAAACTAAAGTCTACCTGGACAGTTGTGGTGGGACAGACACTTCTGCTGTTCCACAGTTAATTGTTCAGTAACCTCTTCTTTCTGCATTCTCTAGGAAACTGCAAACAGGGCCGTAGTCTTACAATTTCAGTAAGTGCAATATCTTGTATTTGTGACACTGCAATTTCACTGGAAATTGGGCTCTCAAATACTTTTGAAGACTAGGTTTGAATGTCTGATTAAATGAGACACTTAATTGCTCAAGAAAATCCTCATCTGGTTATTTGGATGTGTTCTGGTGACTGATGTACATCCTTTGTCTGGCTTGAGTAACTACCCTCAGAGTGCAGATGGCTGTATGTGAAATACAGCTCTTGTTCGCAAAAGCAATCTGAAGAGGTTTCAGTATTGCTTCCTATAGGAAAGGTGGCAGGAAtcaaagctgtttaaaaaaccTGCTTATAAGGCACTGGTGCAGCATGGTTTGTGATAAACATGGTTTTatgatttctcttttccagctgtTTAAAATAAGTCCATTAAGTCAACTATAAATAGCAATAAAAAGACATTAGAGAAgttccaaaccaaaaaaaacaagttGGCATTGAAACTTAATTTATGACAGTCCAACTTCAGTGCACACACTAGCTCCTGCATGTTTTTCTTAAACTCGTTGTTGGCTCATGCTCAACCTATATACAAAGTCCCCCCCAAAGTTATGTCTTCTACAAACACGAAATTTTTAGATGACGTTATAAAGTTACACATTAAACTTACGGATGATGGACAAGAACATAGGAACATATATTGGCTTACCCACTGTACAGATCTGTTTAAAGGTTTAAAAGAATATGAATATACACAAAATATACACTTAATTCACAAAGTAAAACAGCCCTCAACATCTGCTATTTTGTAGGGCTATGCATTTCTCCTATTAAAATTCCACACATGGAACTAGCTCTGTGCCAGCACCACTTTGTAAGCAATAGGATCACTTCAAGGTAAATTAGTTCTCTCTGTATATGtaacaaaaccagcagaacctcagcctcTAGTCATCGCTGTCACTCCCAGACTCACTCAACTGCAAGTCATTTcctatagaaaacaaaaaacaagaaaacacaacaaGTGCATAGGCATTAATCCACATTTCATGGCAATCAAACCAAAGAACAGTCACATTTACACGGGaagatttaaataataataacaacacaaaaaatgaatgcaaacatCATCTGTCGTTCAATGGAACTGCTCTCCAAGAACATTAAGAGCTGCATTCGGTTAATATCAGACACACCGAACATCCTCGGCTCCACAGCCATCAAAGCTGCTCCCTAGTGGGAGGATAGAACTCCCCATGACAGCAGCTACTGGAAGGCATCCCACAGCCTccacccagcccagctcccGCACATGGCACTGGGACAAGACACTGGGGAATTCCCTGGATTTCCCTTTTAAAATagacttttttgttttaaggcCATTTGGGTAGACAAAGCAAGGACTCTACATGTCAACAAACCAAAAGGGATGTTAAAGCCATCTGCAACTCAGGGCTCTTGGCTGAACTAGCCCAATATATGCTGTGACAGTGAAGGTCTCCCTTCAAAGTGAAATTAGAAAGAAGGCAGACAGGACATGGATCAGACCTATAGTCTCAGACCCTGTTTTGCAGAGCACTTCTGATTTGGTCATGTGGAGGGGGCGGAAATCATGCTTAAGTACTGGCAACTGAACCTAGCCCTTCCAGAATTCTTCTGCGGCCCTGCCCTGAACACCAGTCCCCTGCAGAGCAGCTATGCAATGGCTATGCCCTGGatttcttcatctcctcttcTACGAAACAAGAACTTGGGTCAGGGGTGATTCTTCCTGTGTCGATGGTCACTAGTGACTTGAATGCTCAAGGACATATTAAATCTTTgacaaaagaattttaaatacaaaggcAAAAATCACTGCCCAAAAGAAGGAGCTACCCTACCAGTTCCCAGATTCTCCTAGAGTCAAGAAACTTCTTGACATTAAATGTCCCATGCAGTATTGTTGTCACTGCCCAGGAGAAACAGGAAAGAGGCAGCTCACAATCAGAAACAGGGAAATGGAAAGAGTCCTACTGACTGCGCTGAACTTTGAATTTCGCTCAGGCATTCATTACTGACAGGAAGACTTACGGGCCCCTCCAGTTTTCCAGCTGGTCTTTTCAGTATTGTCTGTATAATACGCTTTGTCTCCTTCAAGCTGGAAACACTACATTTATCTGTATTTAAACCCCACGAGTTCCCTATGTGTGGGTGCCAAGAGATGCACGCAAATGTACCTCAGGAGGAATTAAGAACAATATATGGTAACTAAATTCTAGTCTCTTGTAAATGCAATATTTTGACTCCACTGAGTTAGAATACACCTGACTTAAGATAAGGAAAGAGCAACACAGCTGTGCACCATCTTCTCTGAATCTCATAAGGCaagattttgatttaaaatcatttttGAGTTTTAAAAGAGTGGAGTGAATTTGTACTGATTCCACACTTGCAAACACCATAGCAGTAAAATTTTAACCAAATACATGGCACTTCAAATTTCTCTTCAAAATGTAGTATTTGTGAAAATGCAGCTGAGACCAACACAGTCTAGAATAAATACTCTGACAAAGCAATACAGCTAATAATAAATACCACAGAGACTGTGCATTTATGACCACAGGAGAGCCCTGTGTAATTCACAATTCTTTACAGGCCTTTAATTGATACAGAGAAGAACCCCACTATTTATGTCTAATCTGtgttttcacattaaaataattccCATCCTCCCATGCACCAGATTGTCTGGCACTGATGCTTTGCTACCCACTCATTCCACCTGGAGGCCTGAGTCAAGGCTCAGCGTGGTCAATGGAGGCCACTACACTGATGGCCACAGGCTCTAAACCAAACTAAAGCAATCTCTGCATCTTCAAACAGATCTCAGCCTTCTGTTCAAAAACCCTGCCCACAAATTTCAGCCAGTGCAATTCCCTAGGATTACTATTTGGCCAACTGCACTTGATGGAGTTAGCCTAACCTGCTAAGAAAATGCGTTGTCTCGAGCAGCTTCCCACAGCGGTAAGACATGAGCTTTTACTCACGGAGTGTGTTCATGAGATGATTGCTTCCTTGCGGCCTGCTGGTGCCGTTAGCAACAGCATTCCTGTTGTTATACTGCTGGTGTGGTGGCTGGGAAGGGGAAACATGTGCTGGCTCTTCCCCCTCACTGCTGGAGCTTTCATCTTCACTCCCAGATGAGCTTTCTGAATCCGATGAGCTGcttccactgctgctgctcatcTGCTCAATAATTTCAACCTCTGCTCTCAGCTCTGAAATAAAAGGACATTCAACTGGTTGAAACCATAAACAGGGCCCCATGGAATTTAGGGAAAGAATGTGAAAATGTCAAGTATAATTAATCCCATCAAAATATCTCACATAAACCAGAGAcaggaaggaaaaccaaaaaattctgaaagattTCACGTAGTTGTTGTTGCTAAGTttaaagaagcagcagtatAGATTAATATCATAAAACCCTCCCTTCaactattattatttatataccTTACACCCCTGAAAGCATTTCCTGCTTCATTATTTCCGACAGGTTATATGCTCTTCACACAAAGGAAGTACATTTCCTGATTGAGTTTTACAGGCCAACAGCCAGCCCATTTTTTGAAAGCATCTTAATGTGGAGGAATCTAAACTGTTTGATGTCAGTGACACGTAGGCTTttggaaaacacaaaacagaggGACACGGGCACATGGTCACAACAGAAACTGCTTTGACTTCAGATCATGTATGAACCTGCTCCAGAGTGAAGTCACAAAACTCACTGTAAACAAACTTCAGAAGCAGATGGATGACATCAGATAATTTTGCAGTTGGGCAGATGAAAATATGCACATTGGGTAGCAGTAATAATACCTTAACTTGCTATAGAGCTTACAAGTAAGCAGAAAATACAGAGCCTACTCTGAAACCAGGAAGTTATTCAAGTCAAACACATCCCACTTCAGGGTTTCCAGTGTAAAGAAATACTGGAATGCTATGACAGTACCACAACAGCAGCATGCATAACAGCTATTGTTGGCTGAATGATTGGTTACTAAACAGCTATTAAGGTAAATCACCCCAAATCATATTGTATTGTTAAATTTGCCAAAACCGTAAGTGGCCTAAACACTTATAGAGGACAACTCTTTTCCATCCACCCACAAAGCTGAGCGTCTAATGACTCAGTTCACCCAGGCAGGTTTCCATGAGATAACAATATTCACATATATGTTAAGCATAGCATGTTAAGCTCTCAAAACTTAGGCTTTTGTTATGCTAGCAGTTCTGTACCCACAGGGTAAGGACTCAGTGCTTGCCCTGGAGAAATCACAGGCCAAAGGGacaagaagggagagaggaggcaTTATCATTTTGAACACTTGCCTTAATTGAGCCTGGATAATCTGAAAAGGCTGATGGTGCTAGGTGAACTTTATATTTTGCAAATTTCATGTTACAATTGCAGGctttctttcaagaaaacaaaCCGGTTTACTGTTTTATACTGGCACTCAATGCAGTTTttagagtgaaaaaaaaccaaattcaaGGTCAGAAATCATTATACAAACAGAACAGCCTTTCTTAATAGGGCTGTCTCCTGTATATGTTCAACATCAAATTGCCCTAATTTCTTTCCATAATCATATCTAAGAGTTCTTACTTATTCTCTCAATTCCAATAGGCGATGCAGAAATTTTAACTAAAGCCTTAACCTTGGGCTGCAAGAATACCACGgacttttgaaaacaaagtatttcagCTTTAGGTTGTAAGCCAATAGCAGAATGCTCGCTGTTAATAATGGTATGTAATGTGGAGAGGAAACAACTTGATACTGGCACTTTGAGCATGCAGAGATTGCAGCTAACAAGGCAGTGTTTTACACTGAAGTGTGAAAAATTTGATTGAGATACTCCTGAGAGACCAACAGTTCTATGGTATAACCTTTACAAACTACAGCTGCATTTTAGATAAACAAGATCTGCTCAGATTTTTAAGCGCTGAATTTACAGTCTCTAAACCAGAAATATGCTTCTGCGGTTTTTTACAAGTACGGCATGCTGTAGTTATGTCaatattattaaaaacatttctgttgtgGCCAAACATGGCTGATAAATGCCAATTATTTCATGCACATTAATGGCTGTTTTGTGGTATATGCGTGCAAATGTTCCACTTAATGAAATATTATCAGATATAGCCAAATATTCAAAAGAACAAGCTCTTACTGTCTCTTTTGCTCCCTTCAGGCAGGGTAACAACATAAAACTTGAAGGGGAAAAGATTCCTCTGGTGCAGAAACCCTAGACAAAGCCTCCAAAAGGCATCACTGCATGAAGGAAAAGACTGGTTCAACTCCCACATTCCCTGACTCTCCCCTCATGCACTGTTGTTTGGGCAGCTGTGTAATGGGGCAGAAAACTGACCTACCTCAAAGTTCATTTCCCAGCTCATCTGTAAGGGAGGTGATGGGAATGCACAGCTCAGGGTACCAAGGGAAAGCAGAAACCTGTACTGAGGTTACCTTAGAACTACTGTCAAACATCACGAGGGCTGTCTCTCTTACCATGCCCTTAAGTGGGGCGTACTGTGAGCAAGAGAGCGTTACAGTGCCAGAGAAACTTTCAACCATCTCCTCTGGGAACTCTTAAATTCTATTCTGTGTCcgttaaagaaaaaacacagaatttcAGCTTtacatttatctttcttttgtaCGAAGTAGGTATGCCACTCAAAAGCAAAGCTATTGCTTGAATAGAAGGAACATAGTCTCTTCAGCACCTACAAGTCTTTGTTCATAAAAAGACACATTAACGGAAGATAACAGGACTATAGAGTCTCTCTCAGCTTTAACGGATAAGTcttattcattattttcattgtatgATGGTATCATTTTAGTTCTACCTTTCCCAAGCAGGTTCTTATGATATAAATGCTTTATGAATGCTTACATTGTAGATTATCAATACTGGAAAAAAGTTATAAAGAGTATATACTATaagcaaaaaaaccaccctCCCCAGGTATCTGCGCTCTCTTTTTGGGCCTTGTATGATTCTCTACCAACTTGAAGTCCTGCTTTTAGCATCCGTCCTGTGTTCTTTAGCTTGATTTTGGAAACAAAACTCTAGAGGTTATGTATTTTAAGGTACTTCCCATTAAAAAACAACTACTAAGACAGTTGTAAACAATGTGAGTAAAACACAATCTTTGTAAAATAGATGTCATATTGGACAAATCTAACTATGTAACTGTTGTACATATGTAAGAGTACCCCAATGGTTAAGTAACGTATTACGCACCacaagaaaagacatttaaaattcacaactgcttaaatttttaaattaaaatatgaccTGTTATCTTTCTCCTTACCTATTCAAATCGTCTAGCACTCAGCTGCAGGTTTCTGGATTCATGcttattttgtcttcttttcagaacagagaaatagtttggaaaagagaaaattatccACAAAGAGGAAGTTCTCTCATGCCAAAGAAATAGCAATGCTGGCAGAAGAGAATAAATAATTCACTAAGATGCCTTAAAATGAGATATAAAGATGACAAACCAGCTGTCAAGTACCATTTTTTAATCCCTGAACATTCTAACATGTTTCTATAAATTGCAGTTTTTAttataaagaagaaagacaaaaccaataaaaatgcAGGAAACAACAAATCCTTCTTTACCTCTCTTAATGTCATCCAGCTGAGGCTCAGGGGAAGGATTATCTTTCAAAGGAGAAGTTTTAGGTCCAACTGCTGGCTTCGTTGGGGCTCTGAACTGTGAAGGAGGCTGAGATGCTCGGGCAGACTGTTGTTCTATGCGGGCTTGGATCTTACTGCTGCCCTCTGCTCTGAAAAAACAACCAGAGATATTCAGCAGTACTGTGCAACTGTCTTCCACTTTTTCAATATCCTCATACCAATACATCATCTGTGACTTCCTTCTGTACAGATCTCTACTTTTTTTGTAAAGATAAACAGTGAATTACAGCTTTCTGTAGGCAACACTTGCCTTCAAGAGCAAACGTGTATACACAACTACACTGCAACACCCTTACAAAATGTAGTTTCAAATCCAGGTGTGGTTCAGTGGTGCCAAATTCTGTActtaaagaacaaagaaggcTTTAATTAGCAATTAgtatttgtgtttttaaagaaagaataagcAATTATAATATTTTGAAGAAACTATATGATAAAACAGATCCactcaaaataaaatcctgtttaaaacaatcacagcaaaagaaacaacTTTCTCACTTGTAATTAAATCATGTCAAACTGAACTCTCTTAAGAGGTCAACCTGACTAGAGCAATCATTCTTACTGCTAAATACAGCACGCAAGCACTTCATTCCTGATTTTCGTTCATTTCCTATAATCCCTTAAAAACAGTTCGAGCTGTTTCCTTAGTGGGAAAGTCTCCACAATAATGCTGTACCTGGCTGTTCAATTCAAAGCaggtatttcttctttttactgaATCAATGATGCAATTCAGATTGTACAGTCAACATAATTGGCAGAAGAGAATcccaaaataaaatccttttcaCGTCCCTCTATGGTAGACCATAAACGAGATTAAAATGTGTGGCATATTCATCACATAACCAAAGCTTTTGGGGTATGGCTTCACATAGCATAGCAAAGAAGCAGCCTACGCTGCTATTAGAGCTCAGTTTCAGTtctaagagggtcccagctCAGCAGCGTGACACTTTAGGCCTGTGAGCTAATCCCAGTGAGAAACAAGTCAAACAAGCCCACCTGGAACTTCCTGGGGCTTCACCTAAACTGCTTCTGACATCTGAGCTAGCAGACTAACCTGTAACTCAGGTTTCTCTGTGCCCCACTGAACTGTAGATGCAACCTCTAAAATTAAGCACAGAACCACCTCTTCATTCATCATTGAAATACAGCTATTGGACACCACGTTAATAGAGCTTAGAGTCAGGTACAACAGAAGTGGGGATTTGGGAATACACTCACTTTATCACATGAAAGGTAAAAGCAAAAGATTGTTCCTAGTGCTAATTATTCTCTTGGAACTACAGTAAGTTTTATGCAGAATAAGTGCAATTACTCTCCTGTGAATGTCGTCAAGGTGATAACACTAAAACCTCTGTGCCCACAAAATGTCAACAGCTCATTAGAGATCAAGGTAGCCatggggaaaacaaaagaattctGATCCAGAAAACAGAATGAGTTTGCAGAGCACTATTCCCCAAAACAGACACCCCCAATTTTTATCTACCTGGACTCTGCTtgagaaaagctgaaatatCTTTCACCTCACCAGAACTAAAATTCAGTGATTTCAAATACCTCACTGAACTTTCTTTGCTCCTTTCTGATGTAAGCTTCACCTGGACAAAGTCCAGCAGAATAGGGAATTCAAATCTCATCTATGACACACTCAGATCGACTGGACGGGATGAATGCCACATGGATGAGTTTTCACATCACTGATTCAGAGGAGTTTACAGTCCATTTATCTTGCAAACTTCCAGCCAACTGCTGATGAGATGCAACCCACATTTCTAGTAGTTTCACAAGTTAAAAGTTTTACACTGCAATGTTTatctcttattttttaaaatgtaaaacttgTAAAATCACTTCAGAGTTTCTTCTTCATGAGACACTTAAATAACTGCTTTCTCTTCAGATCTCCATAACCAGTGGTTCAGTGACGCTGAAAGAACATGTTCCACTTGACTTCAGGTACTTGCACAGCAGCGAGACTACTGAAAATGTTCCAGCTGCACACTTGGTAGCTTTTGTGCAGTGAAACAAGCATACTGAAGCAGAGAGaatttctgtcttctgcaaTTCTTTTAGGCAAAGCTTCACAACCATTATTtctagttttcttttcctgctgcctgAGCTGCAGGCTTTGGGCTTGTGTTCCACTTTATCTACCACTGACCCAATATACAGGGAGGAGTGCTTCTTGTACCTTAAGAGTATATTATTAAAGTATCATGACTCCCACAAGCGCAACAAACCTAGAAAGTCCAACAATCCTTTTGACAGCCTAATATTTATGGGGTCTTTTCAGCTAAGCAGAAATTCCTGAAACACATCTGATCTTTCAGGCAGCTTCCAAAGCTTCAAAGCATAAGAGGTAATGAACCATAATTATGCCCTTTCAGCAGTGAAGAATTTACAAGTTCTTAATTTTTGGATTCACGCTCCTATTTGCATTTTTAGGCAAGAAAATCGGTCATGTAAAGCTCATAAGGCTCAGTAATCAAACATCActacaaatgaaagaaaactgagtTCTGGTTCAAAAGACAgcctaaagaagaaaattcagcaaTAATTAATTCCAACAACAGCCCCATTCCCAGCTTTACCTTGTCTTCTTAACTTGAATGCTGCTGCTAAGTTTTTCCAGCATGTATTCCCCAGTGTCATGATTGATAATAAGCACACAGTCCTTCTGATACggccttttatttcctttaaacacAGTCATTGGTGGAGTTG includes the following:
- the EAF1 gene encoding ELL-associated factor 1, whose translation is MNGSANSLLDKEEHPLQLGESFERRPKASFHTIRYDFKPASIDTSCEGELQVGKGEDVTITLPHIPGSTPPMTVFKGNKRPYQKDCVLIINHDTGEYMLEKLSSSIQVKKTRAEGSSKIQARIEQQSARASQPPSQFRAPTKPAVGPKTSPLKDNPSPEPQLDDIKRELRAEVEIIEQMSSSSGSSSSDSESSSGSEDESSSSEGEEPAHVSPSQPPHQQYNNRNAVANGTSRPQGSNHLMNTLRNDLQLSESGSDSDD